The region AATAATAGCATAAGGCAGGCCCGAGGCAAAGTTTAAAACTGGTATCCAGTACCAAGGTCTATTGTCTATTTTCATTATTTGAAGGGCTTTGGATTGTATTTGTTTGCGATGTAGTATTTAATAAAGTGGCTTCACTTTCATTGCCGTAAAAATCAACAAAAGAGATGGCGTAGTTATAATTTGGATCTAAAAGATTGTTTTTAATAACAATGTTGATGGCATCTTTTTTCTCTGTGAAAGCTATTTTATCGATAATCTGACTAGGATCATTCACATCAATTTTTGAATTGTTTTTGGCACCATAAACCATAACATAGCGCACTTTACTCTCAAGAGGATAGTTAAGTGTGTATGTACAAGAGTTTTCGTTATTAGTTGTGCTGCAAACTGTTGGAATATCAATTACCGTTTTTCTTGAATTGGGAACTACGTTTGGAAGTGCAGGGTATTTGTACTGATTTTCCATAAGTAGTTTTGTAACGGCTTTGTTTTTATTGACAAAGGATTTGGCACTAAAAAAAGCATTACCGCTAATGTTTTTATAAGAACGGGTCACATCAATTTGATTTGGAATTTCGCTTGGATTATTCCATCTTTTATCAGAATCGGCATTTACTTTATAACTTCCATTCCCAATATATACAGCGGTATTTTTAGAATTTTCGGACCACCATTTTATTAGTTTTGAATAAGAAGCCGTACGATGATCCAAACTCCAATACAATTGTGGCAGTATGTAATCGACCCAACTGTGTTCCATCCATTCCATCGGATCGGCAAACAAATCATCATAATTGGTTTGGCCGGCTTGAGTATCGGAACCCTTTGGATCGACTGATTTATTTCGCCAAACTCCAAATGGACTGATACCAAACTGTACCCAAGGTTTGATGCTTTTTATGGAATAGGAAGTGTATTTTACAAAATTATTGACATTTAAACGTCTCCAATCGTCTAATTTCATTCCGTTGCCATATTTTTTGAAAGACTCGGTATCATTGAAGTTTTGTCCTGTTATTTTGTAAGGATAAAAATAATCGTCAAAATGAATCGCATCAATGTCGTAATTTCTAACAACTTCATCAACAACGGCAATCAAGTGTGTTTGAACTTCGGGTAGGGCAGGATTGTAATAATATTTTCCGCCGTATTTAATCATCCATTCCGGATGTTTGAAATAATCATGCTCCGGACTCAAAGCCTCTGTTTTTAAATCCATAGTGGCGCGATAAGGATTCAGCCAAGCATGAAATTCAAAACCTCTATTGTGCGCTTGGGTAATCATCCATTCTAATGGATCAAAATAAGGATTAGGTGCCTGTCCTTCTTTTCCGGTCAGATATTTAGACCAAGGAGCTAATTTTGAAGGATAAAAAGCATCACCAACACTGCGTATTTGAACAATAACTGCGTTGTAATTTAATTTTTTATAGGTGTCTAGAATTTCAAGATAATCCGCTTTTTGTTTTTCTACGGGATCAGTACCCGATTTTGGCCAATCAATATTCACAACTGTAGCAATCCAAACGGCTCTGAATTCGTTTTTGGGATACATCAAATTTTCTTGTGCATTTCCTTCAGAAAATGATAATAGAAATAAGGGAAGCAGCAATAAGATAAAATTTTTTGGATTCATTGGTTTGAATGTTTTTTATGAAAATCAAAATTAGCTTTTTTAGTGACATTTATAAGATATAAAAGTCCTAAAATTGGATTTGTTTAGTTCGTACAATTTCTTTGCCAAATTATTGATATTCATTACAAAAAGTAAATTGGGGAATAATTGTTTTATGGGTTATACTTTAAAAATCAATTTGTATTTATAAAAGATCCATAGGATTATTGACCAGAAAACGGCATAGGCTAATGCAAAAGTCAGTGATGCATTTAATGGATTGCTAAAATAAGGAACAATACAAAATTTGTAAAAGTAATTTTGAAGATTGATTTTTTCAGCGGCTATTTCTGGGTTTTCAATCTTAATTGCGCTTAAAACTCTAGGAATTATTCCTGAGAAGAAAAACACAATCATGGGATTTACTCCCCAAATTAAAAATAGCTTCGTCCATTTTTTATAATTTACAACATCTATTATGTAGTATAAAATTGTTAAAGATAATGTTGCAATACCGGCTGTATATAATACGTAAGAGCTTGTCCAAAGTGATTTGTTTATAGGGAAGACGATGTTCCAAATTAAACCAGTAATTACTAGAAGAATACCTACGATTCCTATTTTTTTTAGGATTTCAATTTTTGGAATTTGTAAATTTAGTATTTGTCCTATGTACATTCCGAAAATTCCTGTAGCTATTGCAGGCAAAGTGCTCAGAATTCCTTCGGGATCCCAAGTTTTAGAATAACTCCATAAATGTCCGTTTAAAAGCGAATTATCTATCCAAGCAGCTAAGTTGGTACCTTTTTCAAAATTAGCAGCGCCAAATCCCGGAACCGGCACAAAAGCCATTAAAATCCAATATCCTACTAACAGCGAAGCAGCAACCAGTAGTTGTGTTTTTAGATTTGTTTTCAAAAATAAAAGAGAAGTAAAGAAATATACAATTCCTATTCGTTGTAAAACTCCTGGGATTCTTACTTCCTGATAAGCTTCAATTGAACTGTATGCCAAGAATAGTAGGATTGCAAAAATTCCGAAAACTAAGTAGGTTTTTATTTTTAGACTGAAATTTCCTAAAAGCGCATAAGCCACTGCAAAAGTTATAAATAATCTCAGGATCAATAAAGGAATTCCTTCTAAACCCAAGATTTCTATTCGGCTAAAATAATTCAGGAATAATCCCAAACAGAAAATTCGTAAAGAACGAACAATAATTTTATTAAAAACAGCAAAGTCTAAATGTTTAGTTGGCATTGCAAAAGGAATTGCGGTACCCATTATGAAAATGAAAAATGGAAAAACTAAATCGGTAGGAGTACAGCCATGCCATTCGGCGTGCTGTAAAGGCGGATAAATGGAAGCCCAACTTCCGGGATTATTGACAATAGTCATCAATAAAATAGTGAATCCTCTGAATACATCTAACGAAATTAAGCGTTCTTTTATCATTGTTTTTGGTTGGTTTTTTGGTTTTAGTAATTAGTGGTATTTATTTAGTTAGCTCGGAAATGAAATTTTCCCCATAGCAACCGATGGAATTCCTTTGCGTATTCCAAAATCAGAATTGCCACCGGAAACGGTTTCATTGGCTAAAATGGCAAACAAAATTGCCTCTTTGGCATCGCCTGAAATACCTAAAGCATCGGTTTTTGAGAAATGACAAGGCAATAATTCTTTCAGCCATTGTACTAATAGCGGGTTGTGAGTTCCGCCACCGGACATATAAATGGTAAAACTTTCAATAGGATATTTTGTATTGTCTATAGTTGATTGTATAGCGTTGGCTATGGTTTCGGCAGAAAACCTTGTTAATGTTGCCAATAAATCGGGAATTGAGATATTTTCTGTTTCGCTTTTGCTTTGTGCTTTTTTGACGTATTCAATATTAAAAAGTTCCGGACCTGTAGTTTTAGGATAAGGTTTCAGGAAGAATTCATTGTCTATTAAAGCTTTCAAAAGAGATGGGTTTACGGTTCCTTTCTTAGCAATTTCGGCATCTTTATCGTACGATTTTTCAGGGAAAGAAAGTCGGGTAAATGCATCAATCAGAGTATTTCCCGTTCCGGTATCAGTCACAAAAACTTCTTCGGGATTCATGCTTGAGGGTAAAAACGTAAAATTAGCAATTCCGCCCATGTTGAGCATAATACGATTTTCGCCTTTTTTTCCAAAGAGGAAATAATCTCCGTAAACAGCCAATGGTGCTCCTTCGCCACCTGCGGCAAGATGTTTTTGTCTGAAGTCTGAAATGGTAATAATTCCTGTTTTGACAGCAATATGATCTCCATCTCCAATCTGTAAGGTAGCATTTGGGAACTTTTCTTGTTGGTGTAAAATCTTCGGCGCATGAAAAACGGTTTGTCCATGCGAAGCTATCAAATCGATTTTTTCTGTGGGGATTTTCCAACGATTCAGACAGTCCAAAATCATATTGGCGTGAAGCAGTCCAATCCATTCGTTCAATAAAACCAGTTTCTGGAAGTCGATGGTTTGTTTTGCAAATACCGTTCTGATTTCTGATTTGATTTCTTCGGAATAGTCAACAGTGTCAAATTGTACTAATTGAATTTCTGTATTTTCGCCAGAACCTGAAATCGTGCATAAAGCCACATCCAAACCATCTAGAGAAGTACCGGACATTAGACCAATAATAGTTCGGCTTGGTTTTTTTGCAATTTTATACAGTGATTCCAGATTTGCGTTCATGATTCAATTTTAAGCTGTTATTTACAATTTGGATTGTTTTGTCAATTTCTAAATATATAGAAGTGTTTGTTATTTTATAATGGCTTCCTGAATTATTTTCTGAATATCCTCTCTGATTCTTTCTTTGGATAACTTATTCCCCTCAGCAGTTACTTCTGGATACGTTCTATTGGAAAGAAAAACATAAACGATTTCGGTTTCAGGATCAACCCAAGCGATGTCTCCGGTGAATCCGGTATGACCAAAACTAGATTCAGAAACGCAGTTACAAGTAGAGCCGTCGTTTCCTATTCTTTTGTCAAAACCTAAACCTCTTTGAACTCCTTCGGAAGCGTAATAGGAAGTGTTAAAATCATCAAATGTTTTTTCGGAAAAATAACGCTGATTGCCATAGCTGCCTTTTTGTAAAAATAATTGCATCATTTTGGCAACATCCATCGCATTCGAGAAAATTCCGGCATGACCTGCGACTCCGCCTTCCATTGCCGCCGCCATATCGTGAACATACCCCTGAACACTCTGGTGGCGGAAATAATTGTCAATTTCAGTAGGGGCAATAACATTCCTATCAAATTTGTTTAACGGATTGTACAGCGTGTTATTCATTCCAATTGAGTTGTAAAAATTTTGCTGGCTTAGGACATCTAATTTTTGTTTGGTCTTTTTTTCTAAATATTCTTTCAGGATGATAAAGGTAAAATCACTGTATTTGTATTCTTTTTTAAGGGATAATGGAGTATCAGCGATGATTTTCATAATGGTGTCTTGATAGTCATTTCTGATAAAAAGATTATCTGTCACTTTTGTAGAAAATTGAGAGTCTGCCACTTTGCGATAATATTTTTCAGAAGGATTATTTTTATTGTCCAGGGTTGCTTTGTAAAACGGAATCCAAGCCTGAAGTCCTGCATAATGGGTTAGTAAATCCTTGAAGTTGATATTTTCCTTATTTGTTTTTGCAAAAAGCGGAACCATATCTTTTAATTTGGTGTCCAGATTCACTTTGTTTTTATCGTACAATTGCATGACATTAGGAAGTGTCGAAATCATTTTTGAAATGGAGGCGACATCGTATAAATCCGAGTTTTTGACTTTTGCGGCATTGTCATAAGTATGGTGGCCGTAGGATTTTTGGAAAATCACATTCCCTTTTCGAGCCACCAATACTTGCATTCCGGGAGCCATTTTACCATTGATTGCTTTTTGAGCAATCGAATCGATTTTGGATAAAATTTTTGGATTCATACCTTCATTTTCCGGTGCTGTAAATCCCAAACGGTTTAATTTTGTTGTCGATAAACCATCGTTTACGTTGAAAGATTTATTTATCGATACGGGTAATTTTCCTTTGGCCTCGATGGCGCCAAAGAGTAATTCTGCCGAAACAATCTGACTAATATCCGAGTTTTGGTAA is a window of Flavobacterium acetivorans DNA encoding:
- a CDS encoding glycoside hydrolase family 10 protein gives rise to the protein MNPKNFILLLLPLFLLSFSEGNAQENLMYPKNEFRAVWIATVVNIDWPKSGTDPVEKQKADYLEILDTYKKLNYNAVIVQIRSVGDAFYPSKLAPWSKYLTGKEGQAPNPYFDPLEWMITQAHNRGFEFHAWLNPYRATMDLKTEALSPEHDYFKHPEWMIKYGGKYYYNPALPEVQTHLIAVVDEVVRNYDIDAIHFDDYFYPYKITGQNFNDTESFKKYGNGMKLDDWRRLNVNNFVKYTSYSIKSIKPWVQFGISPFGVWRNKSVDPKGSDTQAGQTNYDDLFADPMEWMEHSWVDYILPQLYWSLDHRTASYSKLIKWWSENSKNTAVYIGNGSYKVNADSDKRWNNPSEIPNQIDVTRSYKNISGNAFFSAKSFVNKNKAVTKLLMENQYKYPALPNVVPNSRKTVIDIPTVCSTTNNENSCTYTLNYPLESKVRYVMVYGAKNNSKIDVNDPSQIIDKIAFTEKKDAINIVIKNNLLDPNYNYAISFVDFYGNESEATLLNTTSQTNTIQSPSNNENRQ
- a CDS encoding acyltransferase family protein, producing MIKERLISLDVFRGFTILLMTIVNNPGSWASIYPPLQHAEWHGCTPTDLVFPFFIFIMGTAIPFAMPTKHLDFAVFNKIIVRSLRIFCLGLFLNYFSRIEILGLEGIPLLILRLFITFAVAYALLGNFSLKIKTYLVFGIFAILLFLAYSSIEAYQEVRIPGVLQRIGIVYFFTSLLFLKTNLKTQLLVAASLLVGYWILMAFVPVPGFGAANFEKGTNLAAWIDNSLLNGHLWSYSKTWDPEGILSTLPAIATGIFGMYIGQILNLQIPKIEILKKIGIVGILLVITGLIWNIVFPINKSLWTSSYVLYTAGIATLSLTILYYIIDVVNYKKWTKLFLIWGVNPMIVFFFSGIIPRVLSAIKIENPEIAAEKINLQNYFYKFCIVPYFSNPLNASLTFALAYAVFWSIILWIFYKYKLIFKV
- a CDS encoding anhydro-N-acetylmuramic acid kinase codes for the protein MNANLESLYKIAKKPSRTIIGLMSGTSLDGLDVALCTISGSGENTEIQLVQFDTVDYSEEIKSEIRTVFAKQTIDFQKLVLLNEWIGLLHANMILDCLNRWKIPTEKIDLIASHGQTVFHAPKILHQQEKFPNATLQIGDGDHIAVKTGIITISDFRQKHLAAGGEGAPLAVYGDYFLFGKKGENRIMLNMGGIANFTFLPSSMNPEEVFVTDTGTGNTLIDAFTRLSFPEKSYDKDAEIAKKGTVNPSLLKALIDNEFFLKPYPKTTGPELFNIEYVKKAQSKSETENISIPDLLATLTRFSAETIANAIQSTIDNTKYPIESFTIYMSGGGTHNPLLVQWLKELLPCHFSKTDALGISGDAKEAILFAILANETVSGGNSDFGIRKGIPSVAMGKISFPS